The Deltaproteobacteria bacterium genome segment AACCTCCTCGGCCTCTCCCTCCGCACCGATCGCCACCGTCGCGCCCCGCGGGCTCGAGTCGATCACCACCCGATACGTGCGCTGCGCACGAGCTGGAGTCGCTGCGCAGCACAGGGCGGCCGCAACCAACGGGCACCACCTGCGCACCACCGCGCAATCTTATCAGGTTCCGCCGCGGACCTCGGCACCCGCCGGCGGTACCCGCAGGTAGCGGGAAAGCCACCGGCAGCCGGCGTAAAATGGCACCGTGTCCGCCAGTGCGGCGACGAGTTTGAACGTGTATCCGGCGGCGATGTAGCCGACCAATTGGCGCGCGACCGGCTCGCCGGCCCGAAGCGGCAGCGCCCCCGCGTAGTAGTGCGTGATCAGAATGACGGACACCGTGTCGACGAGTTGGCTCACCAGCGTCGATCCGTTGTTGCGCAGCCACAGGTGTCGACCGCGCGTGAGCCGCTTCCAGAAGTGAAACAGGTAGACGTCGACGAACTGCGCCGTAAGGTAGGCGACCATCGACGCGCCGACCGCGCCGAACGTGAGCGCGCGGATCTCGTAGAACACGACGTGATCAGAGCCCGGCGGCGGTCCCATCCCGGGCAGCGCCCCGCCGATCCACAGGATGGCGACCACCCACAGGTTGAGCACCAGCCCCATCCACACGACCTGGTTGGCGCGCCGGCGACCGTAGAACTCCGAAATGAAGTCGGTGCACAGAAACGTGATCGGATACGGCAGCACTCCGACCGCGAGCGGCATCGGTACGCGCCAGCCGACCAGCGGCAGCGTGAACGACAGGTCGATGAACCGGGTGAGCCCGAGCAGGTTGAGCATCACCAGCGTGCCGAGGAACAACCCCGAC includes the following:
- a CDS encoding VUT family protein gives rise to the protein MLPSKQHAHDGLPALSEAQLYWRRETVFLVLSGLFLGTLVMLNLLGLTRFIDLSFTLPLVGWRVPMPLAVGVLPYPITFLCTDFISEFYGRRRANQVVWMGLVLNLWVVAILWIGGALPGMGPPPGSDHVVFYEIRALTFGAVGASMVAYLTAQFVDVYLFHFWKRLTRGRHLWLRNNGSTLVSQLVDTVSVILITHYYAGALPLRAGEPVARQLVGYIAAGYTFKLVAALADTVPFYAGCRWLSRYLRVPPAGAEVRGGT